A genomic window from Solanum dulcamara chromosome 11, daSolDulc1.2, whole genome shotgun sequence includes:
- the LOC129873566 gene encoding pathogen-related protein-like: protein MAGEKETMKVVSDKYRRFLREGHVAAAGTIQWRHGVPPIYDSVNKLFEQGRTKVWAEGSIEETVQNSMKTWEMELKYKTHVKDFSTINPEKFKLIVNGREGLSAEETLKIGGYNALLKSSMPDEFIYHKADKETFESSHNDFRSAFPRGFAWEVINVYCGPPVVTYKFRHWGFFEGPFKGHAPTGEMVQFYGIGIMKVDKFLRIEELELYYDPAELFGGLLKKPKISESNIEHQGNDDNTTTQHCPYSHN from the exons ATGGCTGGCGAGAAGGAAACGATGAAAGTGGTAAGTGATAAATATAGGCGATTCCTACGAGAAGGTCATGTTGCAGCTGCAGGAACTATCCAATGGAGACATGGTGTTCCTCCAATTTATGACAGTGTTAATAAACTTTTTGAACAAGGAAGGACCAAG GTATGGGCAGAAGGGTCTATTGAAGAAACAGTACAAAATTCTATGAAGACATGGGAAATGGAGCTTAAATACAAGACTCACGTAAAGGACTTTAGCACCATTAACCCTGAAAAATTCAAGCTCATTGTTAATG GAAGAGAGGGACTGTCAGCAGAAGAGACACTAAAAATAGGGGGTTACAATGCGCTATTGAAGAGTTCAATGCCTGATGAGTTCATATACCATAAAGCAGATAAAGAGACCTTCGAATCATCTCACAATGATTTTCGATCAGCTTTTCCAAGAGGATTCGCGTGGGAAGTGATCAACGTGTATTGTGGCCCTCCTGTTGTGACATACAAATTCAGGCATTGGGGTTTCTTTGAAGGACCATTCAAAGGACATGCCCCTACTGGTGAGATGGTGCAGTTCTATGGTATTGGCATTATGAag GTAGATAAATTTCTAAGAATAGAGGAATTAGAATTGTACTATGATCCAGCAGAACTTTTTGGTGGACTACTCAAGAAACCAAAAATTTCCGAATCTAACATTGAGCATCAGGGCAATGATGATAATACCACCACTCAACATTGCCCATACAGCCACAACTAA